The Nitrospira sp. sequence CAGGGACTCCAGCGCGACGGGCAATGATTCCATTTTGACTTCACCCATATCGGCGCGGGAAAGGAACAAGAGCTCGTCGACGATTCGGGTCATCCGATCGATCTCTTCCAGATTGCTTTCAAGTACCGACTTGTAATCCTCCAGCGGGCGAGGTCGCCGCAGAACCAGATCCGTTTCACCTTTCATCACGGTCAAAGGCGTCCGCAACTCATGTGATGCGTCGCTGGTGAATTGACGGATTTGGCGAAACGAGGTGTCCAGCCGCCCGATCATGTTGTTGAACGTGGCCGCCAGGCGACCGATTTCATCATGCGCTGCCGGCATGCTCAGGCGCTGACTGAGATCTCCTGCGGCAATGCGTTGTGCGGCAAGGGTGATTTTATCGACCGGGCGCAGCGCCCGGCCCGCCAAGAACCAGCCCCCTGCCAGAGAGACCGCCAGCGCGATCGGGATTGCCACAACGAGTAGAACGAGGAACCTCCGGAGCGTTTCTCCCACCGACTCCATCGACGTGCCGACCTGCACGATATACAGCAGATTGCCGCGGAACATGATCGGCACGGAGATCAACCGCAGCGGAGGCTCGTGGGGATACTTAGCCGACTCAAAGGTGCTCTGTCCGGCAAATGCGGTTTCGAGGGCGGTTCGGCTGAGCGGAACTTCATGCTGCTTGATATTCGGCGAGCGGATCGTGATCGTGCCGGAAGGGCTGAAAATCTGGAAGAACTTGTCGATTCGCGCCAGCTCGGGAAATTGCGAAAGCAATTCCTCTTCGTTGACCAGAGGAAGAAACCCCCGCTCTTCCAGTGAGCGCACCGCCGTGGCGGCCGTTTCTTCGAGCGATTCATCGACGGCGTCGCGAAGATGTTGCGCCGTCACAGCGTAAAGAATGACGGAGAAGATGATCAAAATGAGGGCAAGGGCACTCCCGTACCAGAGGGTCAGCCGGACACGTAACGGCATAGGCAACTCCCGGTCGGTGACGAC is a genomic window containing:
- a CDS encoding HAMP domain-containing protein, translated to MPLRVRLTLWYGSALALILIIFSVILYAVTAQHLRDAVDESLEETAATAVRSLEERGFLPLVNEEELLSQFPELARIDKFFQIFSPSGTITIRSPNIKQHEVPLSRTALETAFAGQSTFESAKYPHEPPLRLISVPIMFRGNLLYIVQVGTSMESVGETLRRFLVLLVVAIPIALAVSLAGGWFLAGRALRPVDKITLAAQRIAAGDLSQRLSMPAAHDEIGRLAATFNNMIGRLDTSFRQIRQFTSDASHELRTPLTVMKGETDLVLRRPRPLEDYKSVLESNLEEIDRMTRIVDELLFLSRADMGEVKMESLPVALESLVEDIHRQATLLGQERNVEVVLGTVMPVVVQGDDLRLRELLLNLVENAMKYSHPGGKVEISLLNDGREARLSITDHGIGIDPADHKRIFQRFFRTDVARAHTKKGTGLGLAICAWIADLHKGRVEVKSNIGQGSTFTVVLPLTRPSA